In the genome of Planctomyces sp. SH-PL62, the window GCGTCTGGTCCTCGGCCCCACGGGTCAGCTCGGCGAGTTCGGACTTGATCGCGGCGCCCGGGAAGGGGCGGTCGATGATCAGCGAATCCATCAGGTCGTCGATCATCCCCGGGTTGTCGGTCAGGATCCGGCAAACGAGCTGACTGGTGGCGCAGAGATCGACGTAGAGCCGCAGGCTCGGCGGGTTGATGTTGAACAGCTCCCAGAGGATCGCCTTGGCGCCCAGCGAGGCCGAGACTTTCTCCAGGTTGGCCAGCGTCAGGTCGGGCTCGGCGGTCCGTCCCACGGCCTGGAGCAGCCGGGGGGCGATCGACGCCAGGAAGTGGCGGCAGCGCGCGTGCGAGAGGAAAGCGAAGTCCTCCCTCGCCAGCGCCAGCAGGTTGTTGTAGGCGGCGGCCCGGTCGCGGAAGGGGTAGCGCGAGAGGACCTCGGAGGCCTGCTCCTCGGTGGTGTGCGGGTCGAGCACCAGGTCGACGACCGGGTCGGCCTCGGCGCCGTCGCCGTCGCCCTGGAGGAATGCGTCGTGGAGGATGTGGTTGAGGATCCGCCGGTTGAGTTCGGTCTTGCTCCGGTAGTCGGCCAGGAAGCGATGGGCCGGCCCGGTGCGGTCCTCCACGACGCTCAGCGGGACGTAGCCCATGCGGATCGCGAGGGTCCGAAGCTCTTCAAGGTCGCGGGGCATCTCGTGAGTCTGGCGGTCGAAGAGGATTTGCAGGCGATGCTCGACCTGGCGGAGGAAGCGGTAGGTGTCGTCCATCACGCTCCGTTCCTCGGCCGTCAGCGAGCCGACCTGTTCGAGCCGGTCGAGGGCCTCCAGGGTGTTCGTGCTCCGGACGACCGGGTGCTCCCCACCATGTAGAAGCTGGAGGAACTGGACCACGAATTCGACGTCCCGGATGCCGCCGCGGCCCGTCTTGACCTCGACCTCGGCGCGGCCCGCGGAGACCGTCCGCTGCTCGATCCGACGCTTCAGCGACTTGATCTCGGAGATCTCCGACGCGCTCAGGTAGCGTCGATAGACGAACGGCGTGACGGCCTCGATGAAGCTCCGGCCCAGGTCCGGGTCGCCGGCGATGGGCCGGCACTTGATCAAGGCCTGACGCTCCCAGGTCCGGCCCCGGGTGACGTAGTACCCCATCGTGGCGTCGAACGAGCGCGCCAGGACCCCCTGGTCCCCTTCGGGGCGGAGCCGCATGTCGACCCGGTAGGCCATGCCCAGCGTCGTATGGTCGGAGAGGAGCCGGACGACCTCGGAGCTCATCCGGGCGAAGAACTCGGCGTTCGTGACGGGACGCAGGCCGGAAGTGGAGCCGTCCTCGTCATAGAGGAAGATCAGGTCGATGTCGGAGCTGTAGTTCAGCTCGACGCCGCCGAGCTTCCCCAGGCCGAGGACCGTGAACCGGGAGGTCCGGGCGTGGGGTCGCATCGGGGCGCCGTATCGGCGTTCCATCGCGATCCGAGCCAGCCGGGTCGCCGCCTCCACGCAGGCGTCGGCCAGGTGCGACAGGTCGGTCGTCGTGACTTCCAGCGGGAAGCCGCGGACGATGTCGTTGTAGCCGATCCGCAGCGTCTCGCGGAGCCGGAAGCGGCGCAGCACCAGCCTGGGGTCTTCCTCGGGATCGCCCGTGGTCAGGGTGCTCCAGAGGTCGGCGCTCAGCGTCGCCCGGTCGCGACGCTCGGCCCCGGACTGGAGCCAGTCGATCAGGTCGGGGCTCCGGATGAGAAGCTCGCCGAGGTGTTGGCTGGTGCTGAAGACCTGGAGCAGAATCTCGGTCGTGCGGGGCCGATCCGCCAGACGGGCCAGGCCGGCCGCGGGGTCGGACAGGGCGGCGACGTAGCGCTCGAAGTTGGTCAGGGCCATCCCCGGATCGGAACATCTGGGCAGGACGTAATCGAACTGGCCGGCGAGCCGCGCGAGGAGCCTGCGCGCGTCGGGGCCGGCGTGGCGGGCGAGGTCCTCGACGTCCCGCACGCCGCGGTCGAGGTCGCGCACGCCCAGGCCCTGGAGCCACTTGCGGGTCAGGGTCGGGAACTCCAGTTGCCGGACGAACCATTCGAGATTCATGCTGACGCCCCCGGGGACTCGGCTTCAGGGGGACGCCAGTTTGGGCGGCACGTGCTGGAGGTGCCGGATGATCGCCTCGACCTCGTCGTGGGTCAGGCCGGTCCTCACGGCGATCTCGCGCTCGTCGACTCCCGAGCCGACGAGCGGCCGGACCTCGGCGGCGAAGGGGCGGATCCGCTCGGGGAGATCCGGCGGCGGCGTGTATCGGCGGTGGGCTTCCCAGGGGGTTCCGAGGCTCTGGAAATCCGGGCCGGTCCAGTATTCGCGACCGCCTTCGCCCAAAAGCCTGAGGAACCATTCCTCGAAGCTCCGCGCGATGATTCGCGGCTTGGCGTCGGCCTCCTCGTCGCCGGAGACGAAGATCGGGCAGCCGCCGCCGGGCCAGCGGTAGGCCAGGTCGATGCAGACCGTCTCGATGTTCGGGTTGCCCAGCTCGAACCAGCTCTCCGGCTGGATGAGCAGGTCGTCCATCCGGCCGAAGAGGATCATCGGGCCGATGGCCGAGATGGGGTGGATCAGCGGGGCGTCGCGATGGAGCCCGTCGGAGAGGAGCAGCCAGGCGCGGAGGCCGGGGGGGAGGCGGAAACCGTGGCGGTTCTCCCACCCTGCGATCGCACCCGGAGACGCGCCGGGGCGGACCGCGCCGTCGCCGAACCCGGCGGCCAGGACCTCGGGGTCGGGCCTCGTTTCGGGGTCGATCCCGCCCCAGGCCATCCAGCAATCCACCAGCTCCTCGAGCTGGCTCGGCATCGGAGCCCCTTTCAAATCGGACTCGCGGCTTGGTTCTGGGCGATGCGACCGAAGAGGGTCACGGCGCTTGCGTTCTCGATCTGGACCCGCGCCATGCGGCCGGTGAGCTCCTCGGGGCCGTCGAACACGACGATCCGGTCGCAGTGGGTCCGCCCGGTCAACTGGTCGCCGCCGTCCCAGCCTTCCTTGCGGGTCGTCGACCGGCTTCGGCCCTCGACGAGGACCGTCGTCTCCCGGCCGATGAACGCCCGGTTGTCCTCCAGGCTGATCGCCGTCTGGAGATCCAGCAGGACGTGGTTGCGACGGCGCTTGACTTCCTCCGGCACGTCGTCCGGGAACAGGTCGTCGGCCTTGGTGCCGGTGCGGGGGCTGTACTTGAAGATGAAGCTGTTCTTGAACCGGGAGCGTTCCAGCAGGCCGACGGTCTTCTCGAACGACTCTTCGGTCTCTCCGCAGAAGCCGACGATGAAGTCGCTGGAGACGGACGAGCCGGGGATGGTCTCCCGGAGCCGGGCCAGCATGTCCTCGTAGAAGGCGGCCGTATACATCCGCTTCATCCGCTTGAGGACGAGGTCGCACCCGCTCTGCGCCGGGACGTGGATGTAGCGCGAGACCTTGGGGAGATCCCGGACGGCCTGCAGCAGGTCGTCGGTCATGTCGTTGGGGAAGTTGGTGATGAACTTGATCCGCTCGAAGCCCTCGACGTCGTGAAGCTGGGCGAGCAGGTCGGAGAGCCGGGTGATGCGGCCGTCGGCCTCCTTGTGCTTGTAGCTGTTGACCGTCTGGCCGATGAGGGTGATCTCCTTGACCCCCTGCATGGCGAGCAGGCGGGCCTCGGCGACGATCGCCGACGGCGGGCGGCTCTGCTCCGGGCCGCGGACCGACGGGACGATGCAGTAGGTGCAGAACTTGTCGCACCCCATCATGACCCGGAGGTAGGCCTGGAACGGGCTGGGGCGGACGGCGGGCTCGCGGTCGGCGTCGTAGCTGTCGAAGCTCGACGTGACGTGCTCCCGGCTGCCGGCGTTCCGCGCCAGGCTGACGGCGAGCTGGGGCGAGGCTTCGGCCTTGGCCTTGGCGATCAGCTCCGGGACCAGGCCGAGCTGGCCGGGGCCGATCACCACGTCGACGTGCGGGGCCCGGCGGAGGATCTGGCCCTGGTCCTTCTGGGCCATGCAGCCCAGGACTCCGACCGCCAGGTCGGGCTTCCTGCGCTTGAGGTGCTTGATCCGGCCCAGGGCGCTGTAGATCTTATCCTCGGCGTGCTGGCGGACCGAGCAGGTGTTGTAGAGAATGGCGTCGGCCTGGTCGATGTCGTCGGTCAGTTCGTAGCCGTCGTCGCGCAGACGGGCGACGACGAGCTCGCTGTCGAGCACGTTCATCTGACAACCGACGGTCTCGATGTAGAGCTTCTTCGACTGCGAGGTCGGCTGGTCGGCCATCGCTCGGACACTCCCAGGGCGGCGTGGCGGCGCGGCCTGTCACGCGGGGAAAACGAGGGGACACGTCGGGGCCGCAGGCCGGATCGCCGCCGGTCGCGCGTCCCGCCCACAAGACATCGATCTTAACAGTCCGCAGGGATTTTGGGAACGGCTCTCAGGACGTCGAACGGGCCCGATCGGCGACCGGCGCGGCGGTTGCATGCTCCGGCGACCGGGGCGGCGCTGGCGTCGAATCGAGCCGCTTGATATAAACCCTTTGGCAAGAATTCACCATTTTCGAGGAGCCTCGCGGATCCCTCATGAAGATACTGGCCGTCCACCCCAGCTCCCTGATGTACACGAAGGTCTTTCTCAGGCTGGAGCCGCTGGGGATCGAGACCATCGCGGCCGAGTTGCGCCGGGCCGGCCACGACGTGCGGTTGATCGACCTGCAGGTCGACGACCACGCCGCCTATTTCCGCGAGCTCGACTCCTGGCGGCCCGACGCGGTCGCCTTCTCGCTCAACTACCTGGCGAACGTTCCGGAGGTGGTCGACCTGGCGAAGGCGACCCGCGACCGGCTCCCGGACGCGTTCATCTTCGCCGGCGGCCATAGCGCGTCGTTCGTGGCCCATGACGTGCTGCGGCACGCCGACGGCGCGATCGACTGCGTGCTGAAGGGGGAGGGGGAGGCCTCCGTGGCCAGGCTGCTGGAGGCCGCCGCCGACCGCGACCCGACGAGCCTGCTGGAAGTCCCCGGGGTGGTCGCCCCCGCCGGATCGGGGCCCACGCCGGCCTTCGTGCACGACCTGGACGACTTGACCCCCGCGCGGGACCTGCTCCGCCGCCGCCGCAAGTATTTCATCGGGGTCCTGGACCCTTGCGCGTCGATCGAGTTCAGCCGCGGCTGCCCCTGGGACTGCTCGTTCTGCAGCGCCTGGACGTTCTACGGGCGGAGCTACCGCGTGAAGTCGGCCGAGGCGTCGGTCGACGAGGTGGCCTCGATCCGCGAGCCGGGGATCTTCATCGTCGACGACGTGGCGTTCATCCAGGCCGAGCACGGCATGGCGATCGGCGAGGGGATCGCCCGCCGGGGAATCCGCAAGCAGTACTACCTGGAGACGCGGGGCGACGTCCTCCTGCGCAACAAGGACGTCTTCCGGTTCTGGAAGACGATCGGCCTTCAATATATGTTCCTGGGCGTCGAGGCGATCGACGAGGAGGGGCTCAAGCGATTCCGCAAGCGGGTGACGCTCTCCAAGAGCTTCGAGGCGCTGGAGTTCGCGAGGTCGCTGGGGATCATGGTGGCGATCAACCTCATCGCCGACCCGTCCTGGGACCGGAAGCAGTTCGAGGTCATCCGGCAGTGGTGCCTGGAGATCCCCGAAATCGTCAACATCAGCGTCAACACCCCCTATCCGGGCACCGAGAGCTGGGTCACCGAATCGCGCCGGCTGATCACGCAGGACTACCGCCTGTTCGACATCCAGCACGCGGTGCTCCCCACCAAGATGCCGATCGAGGAGTTCTACGCCGAGCTGGTCAAGACGCAGCAGGTGCTCAATCGCAAGCACCTCGGCTGGAAGGCCTTCGTGGCGCTGGGCGGCATCCTGGCCGACAACCTCCGCCGGGGTCAGACCAACACGCTCAAGATGCTCTGGAAATTCAACAGCGTCTTCGATCCGAAGCTCCAGCTCGCCGACCACAAGCAGCCGGTGCGCTACCCGATGTCCCCCCCGCCGGCTCATCGCGAGGTCGTGGACCCGCACACGCTGTACATCCACCCGTCGCCGGGCCGCCGCGGCCGCACGATCGACGCCGAGACCGAGGCGTTCGTCGATCAGACCCGGCTTGGAGGCAAGCCTTCGACCTGAGCCGACGGCCGCGAGGGCTAGACCGGCCGGTCAGGCCTGCCGGGTCCTGTCGTGGTTCTCCCGAAATCGGGCGGCCAACTCGGCCGCCTTGCGGTCGTAGGCCTCGGGGTCGGACCAGGAAGCGCGTGGATCGAGGACCTCGGCCGCAAGGCCGGGGCATGAGGCCAGCCGGCTGATGTGGAAGGAGTCGTCCGTCCTGGCGGGCACGTCGTCGAGTTCGCCGGAGAGGGCGGCCTGGATCAGCGACCGGGTGACGGGCATGGCGATCCGCTTGCCGATCCCGTACGGCCCGCCGTTGATCCCCGTGTTCACGAGCCAGCAGCGAACTTCGTGTCGATCGATCTTCCGGCCCAGCAGTTCGGCATACTCGCGGGGACGCAGGGGGAGGAAGGGCCCGCCGAAGCAGGGGCTGAAGACCAGTTGCGGCTCGGTGACGCCCGTCTCCGTGCCGGCGACCTTCGAGGTGTAGCCCGCGAGGTAGTGGAACATCGCCTGCTCCGCGGTGAGCTTCGCGATCGGCGGAAGCACGCCGAACGCGTCGTA includes:
- the glnE gene encoding bifunctional [glutamate--ammonia ligase]-adenylyl-L-tyrosine phosphorylase/[glutamate--ammonia-ligase] adenylyltransferase; the protein is MNLEWFVRQLEFPTLTRKWLQGLGVRDLDRGVRDVEDLARHAGPDARRLLARLAGQFDYVLPRCSDPGMALTNFERYVAALSDPAAGLARLADRPRTTEILLQVFSTSQHLGELLIRSPDLIDWLQSGAERRDRATLSADLWSTLTTGDPEEDPRLVLRRFRLRETLRIGYNDIVRGFPLEVTTTDLSHLADACVEAATRLARIAMERRYGAPMRPHARTSRFTVLGLGKLGGVELNYSSDIDLIFLYDEDGSTSGLRPVTNAEFFARMSSEVVRLLSDHTTLGMAYRVDMRLRPEGDQGVLARSFDATMGYYVTRGRTWERQALIKCRPIAGDPDLGRSFIEAVTPFVYRRYLSASEISEIKSLKRRIEQRTVSAGRAEVEVKTGRGGIRDVEFVVQFLQLLHGGEHPVVRSTNTLEALDRLEQVGSLTAEERSVMDDTYRFLRQVEHRLQILFDRQTHEMPRDLEELRTLAIRMGYVPLSVVEDRTGPAHRFLADYRSKTELNRRILNHILHDAFLQGDGDGAEADPVVDLVLDPHTTEEQASEVLSRYPFRDRAAAYNNLLALAREDFAFLSHARCRHFLASIAPRLLQAVGRTAEPDLTLANLEKVSASLGAKAILWELFNINPPSLRLYVDLCATSQLVCRILTDNPGMIDDLMDSLIIDRPFPGAAIKSELAELTRGAEDQTPILWSFRNKEWVRIGTRDVLAREPIREVARELADVAEAIVGQVARDQWARRVERFGSPTRADDGRRDRWAIVALGKLGGRALNYHSDLDLIFLHESAGVTTGGDESTTNEQFVTDVVQRFLKAMDRDAATGILYQVDTRLRPHGAAGPLVNTLSAFTSYYETSAQSWERLALTRGRVVFATGGFGRHVTDAIRAILSRPVDAESLGADVVDMRRRLEDSRGRKDIKRGVGGLADVEFAVHYLTLVHAARHPDVLRPNTWEALDALAALGVLSPALHDELRDIYNFLFSVDARLRLIHDRAGAVLPEDPDDLTRLARRLKYDAADPTLAVSEFLLDSARFTTRARAIFQQLVPGPPAPSP
- a CDS encoding SMI1/KNR4 family protein yields the protein MPSQLEELVDCWMAWGGIDPETRPDPEVLAAGFGDGAVRPGASPGAIAGWENRHGFRLPPGLRAWLLLSDGLHRDAPLIHPISAIGPMILFGRMDDLLIQPESWFELGNPNIETVCIDLAYRWPGGGCPIFVSGDEEADAKPRIIARSFEEWFLRLLGEGGREYWTGPDFQSLGTPWEAHRRYTPPPDLPERIRPFAAEVRPLVGSGVDEREIAVRTGLTHDEVEAIIRHLQHVPPKLASP
- the miaB gene encoding tRNA (N6-isopentenyl adenosine(37)-C2)-methylthiotransferase MiaB is translated as MADQPTSQSKKLYIETVGCQMNVLDSELVVARLRDDGYELTDDIDQADAILYNTCSVRQHAEDKIYSALGRIKHLKRRKPDLAVGVLGCMAQKDQGQILRRAPHVDVVIGPGQLGLVPELIAKAKAEASPQLAVSLARNAGSREHVTSSFDSYDADREPAVRPSPFQAYLRVMMGCDKFCTYCIVPSVRGPEQSRPPSAIVAEARLLAMQGVKEITLIGQTVNSYKHKEADGRITRLSDLLAQLHDVEGFERIKFITNFPNDMTDDLLQAVRDLPKVSRYIHVPAQSGCDLVLKRMKRMYTAAFYEDMLARLRETIPGSSVSSDFIVGFCGETEESFEKTVGLLERSRFKNSFIFKYSPRTGTKADDLFPDDVPEEVKRRRNHVLLDLQTAISLEDNRAFIGRETTVLVEGRSRSTTRKEGWDGGDQLTGRTHCDRIVVFDGPEELTGRMARVQIENASAVTLFGRIAQNQAASPI
- the hpnR gene encoding hopanoid C-3 methylase HpnR codes for the protein MKILAVHPSSLMYTKVFLRLEPLGIETIAAELRRAGHDVRLIDLQVDDHAAYFRELDSWRPDAVAFSLNYLANVPEVVDLAKATRDRLPDAFIFAGGHSASFVAHDVLRHADGAIDCVLKGEGEASVARLLEAAADRDPTSLLEVPGVVAPAGSGPTPAFVHDLDDLTPARDLLRRRRKYFIGVLDPCASIEFSRGCPWDCSFCSAWTFYGRSYRVKSAEASVDEVASIREPGIFIVDDVAFIQAEHGMAIGEGIARRGIRKQYYLETRGDVLLRNKDVFRFWKTIGLQYMFLGVEAIDEEGLKRFRKRVTLSKSFEALEFARSLGIMVAINLIADPSWDRKQFEVIRQWCLEIPEIVNISVNTPYPGTESWVTESRRLITQDYRLFDIQHAVLPTKMPIEEFYAELVKTQQVLNRKHLGWKAFVALGGILADNLRRGQTNTLKMLWKFNSVFDPKLQLADHKQPVRYPMSPPPAHREVVDPHTLYIHPSPGRRGRTIDAETEAFVDQTRLGGKPST